The proteins below come from a single Candidatus Zixiibacteriota bacterium genomic window:
- a CDS encoding peroxiredoxin — protein sequence MTTSVRHATTTLAIGDPAPDFSLPTHNEGELNLGWYRARKNVVLAFYPADWTPVCATQIPGYQQIIDQFDKYDCQLLGISVDSVPSHMAWARSMGGLSFPLMSDFWPHGEIARRYGVLTARGFAERAVLLIDKAGIIRYIEIVDPAVLPDTKKLFDAIKALPSGPERTDDFLRK from the coding sequence ATGACGACCAGCGTCAGACACGCGACAACCACGCTCGCGATCGGAGATCCGGCCCCCGATTTTTCGCTGCCGACTCACAACGAAGGCGAGCTGAATCTCGGGTGGTACCGGGCGCGCAAAAATGTCGTGCTTGCCTTTTACCCGGCCGACTGGACACCCGTCTGTGCCACGCAAATCCCGGGCTACCAGCAGATCATCGACCAGTTCGACAAGTACGACTGCCAGCTGCTGGGCATCTCGGTGGATTCGGTGCCCAGCCATATGGCCTGGGCCAGGTCGATGGGCGGTCTGTCGTTTCCGCTGATGTCGGACTTCTGGCCCCACGGCGAGATCGCCCGGCGTTACGGCGTGCTGACGGCCCGTGGATTCGCCGAACGGGCGGTCCTCCTGATCGACAAAGCGGGAATCATCCGTTATATCGAGATTGTCGATCCGGCCGTGCTGCCCGATACGAAGAAGCTGTTTGACGCCATCAAGGCGCTTCCGTCGGGACCCGAACGAACCGACGACTTTCTCCGCAAATGA
- a CDS encoding NAD(P)/FAD-dependent oxidoreductase, with protein sequence MTRTTAEDGLYDITFVGAGPVALYGMYYAGLRMTRFKAIDMLDEVGGGLMALYPEKYIYDVAGFPKILAKDLTRQMQQQATQYPHTMCLGEKVVHIRRTDAGIIELTTDKGMHLSKTVIICAGLGAYIPKKLDIPEVHELEGRGIFYSVRRIRDFADKNVLVVGGGDSAFDYSMMLEPVARKITHIHRNDFFSAHEDSVRKVRESSVELLVPFWEVKRIEGDDWVSRVTIVQTRTGEERVLDVDAIVFNIGFLTNLGPIEQWGLKLDKNAIAVDSRMRTNIEGVYAAGDIVTYDSKLKLISTGCGEVAIAVNNAKNYLNPKATVSPGHSTDKHELAQQRWAKKQAAAQTAQKSENPPSTPTSHETGR encoded by the coding sequence ATGACGCGAACGACAGCGGAAGACGGCCTGTACGATATCACATTCGTGGGGGCCGGTCCCGTTGCCCTCTACGGGATGTATTATGCGGGCCTGCGCATGACCCGATTCAAAGCCATCGACATGCTCGACGAAGTCGGCGGCGGTCTGATGGCTCTGTACCCGGAGAAATATATCTACGATGTCGCCGGCTTCCCGAAAATCCTCGCCAAGGACCTCACCCGCCAGATGCAGCAGCAGGCGACCCAGTATCCGCACACGATGTGCCTCGGCGAGAAAGTGGTGCACATACGGAGAACGGACGCCGGCATAATCGAATTGACCACCGACAAAGGCATGCACCTGTCCAAAACCGTGATCATCTGCGCCGGGCTGGGCGCGTACATCCCCAAGAAGCTCGACATTCCCGAAGTGCACGAACTCGAAGGGCGGGGCATCTTTTACTCCGTACGCCGTATCCGCGATTTCGCGGACAAAAACGTGCTGGTGGTCGGCGGCGGCGACTCGGCGTTCGACTATTCCATGATGCTGGAACCGGTCGCGCGCAAAATAACGCACATTCATCGCAACGACTTCTTCAGCGCTCACGAAGATTCCGTACGAAAAGTGCGGGAATCCTCGGTTGAGTTGCTCGTTCCGTTCTGGGAAGTGAAGCGGATCGAAGGCGACGACTGGGTCTCTCGCGTGACGATCGTGCAGACGCGAACGGGCGAGGAACGGGTGCTGGATGTGGACGCGATCGTGTTTAATATCGGCTTTCTCACCAATCTCGGCCCGATCGAGCAGTGGGGATTGAAGCTGGATAAAAACGCCATCGCCGTGGACAGCCGCATGCGTACCAATATTGAAGGCGTCTATGCGGCCGGTGATATCGTCACTTACGACAGCAAGTTGAAACTGATTTCGACCGGCTGCGGCGAAGTGGCGATTGCCGTGAACAACGCCAAGAACTATTTGAACCCAAAAGCAACCGTGAGCCCGGGGCACTCGACCGACAAGCATGAACTCGCCCAGCAGAGATGGGCCAAAAAACAGGCGGCGGCCCAGACTGCTCAAAAATCGGAAAACCCGCCGTCGACCCCGACATCTCACGAGACCGGAAGATAA
- a CDS encoding ferritin family protein produces MATTKQQIGEVLKRAIKGEEDGHKFYDLLAKKATNPDARRKLENLRDDEIRHKQTLMEIYATHVGGPMGELPEHGINALAQVFRKGRLEERKTEMEFINLAIEAELAATRYYQAERDLVDDPTFREIFDQLAEEEHLHFELLQAEKDALGGNYSWFGYDESTPLEH; encoded by the coding sequence ATGGCGACGACGAAACAACAAATCGGCGAAGTGCTGAAGCGGGCCATTAAGGGCGAAGAGGACGGCCACAAGTTTTACGATCTTCTGGCCAAAAAGGCAACCAACCCGGACGCGCGCCGCAAGCTGGAGAATCTGCGTGACGACGAAATCCGTCACAAGCAGACGCTGATGGAAATCTACGCCACGCATGTCGGCGGACCGATGGGCGAGCTTCCGGAGCACGGGATCAACGCGCTCGCGCAGGTGTTCCGGAAGGGTCGGCTCGAGGAACGGAAGACCGAAATGGAGTTCATCAACCTCGCCATCGAGGCGGAACTGGCGGCCACCAGGTACTACCAGGCCGAGCGGGATCTGGTCGATGACCCGACTTTTCGGGAGATATTCGATCAACTCGCCGAGGAAGAGCACCTGCATTTCGAACTGCTGCAGGCGGAAAAGGACGCCCTGGGCGGAAATTACTCGTGGTTCGGATACGATGAAAGTACTCCGCTGGAACACTGA
- the gltX gene encoding glutamate--tRNA ligase, with product MTESAPVRVRIAPSPTGYLHVGTARSALFNYLFARHHGGKFLVRIEDTDLERSRAEFIEPILDALRWLGLEWDEQIVYQSQRLDLYRSYVNTILQSGHAYRCFCTVEELEAERERAREAKLPPRYSGRCRHLTEAEIEDRLSAGMPFTVRVKIPEGVTTYRDMVSGELSRHSDDIEDLIIARSDGSATYNFAVVIDDHEMGITHVIRGNDHITNTFKQIHIYRAFDWAEPQFGHVPLILRPDKKKVSKRLGDKDVGEYRNDGIVPDAMFNYLCLLGWNPKTEQEIYSRRELIERFTEDNLNPSNAVFDEEKLIAFNKAHIMRMSDHDLAVLVAPLLVEAGVTTKYWLETRWEYLRLVIRLLKERVRTLHDFVGLGGYFFSFDYTYEETAAAKQFVPETAELLAALAARFEALAEFSHDTLESALKGLAAERAVKPGVLIHPTRLAVSGMSIGPGLYDLLQALGKPIVLDRMRKAVEFITRKNPA from the coding sequence ATGACTGAGAGCGCGCCCGTTCGAGTCCGCATAGCGCCGTCGCCTACCGGCTACCTTCATGTCGGCACGGCCCGCTCGGCGCTGTTCAATTATCTGTTCGCCCGCCACCACGGCGGCAAGTTTCTCGTTCGGATCGAAGATACCGACCTGGAACGTTCACGGGCGGAGTTTATCGAGCCTATCCTCGACGCTCTTCGCTGGCTCGGACTGGAGTGGGACGAGCAGATCGTCTACCAGTCCCAGCGGCTGGATTTGTATCGATCGTACGTGAACACCATCCTGCAGTCCGGCCATGCGTACCGGTGTTTTTGTACGGTCGAAGAGCTGGAGGCGGAACGCGAACGCGCACGGGAGGCGAAACTGCCTCCGCGATACAGCGGACGGTGTCGGCATCTCACCGAGGCGGAAATCGAAGATCGACTCAGCGCGGGGATGCCGTTTACGGTACGTGTGAAAATCCCGGAGGGCGTGACGACATATCGTGACATGGTTTCCGGCGAGTTGAGCCGGCACAGCGACGATATCGAGGATCTCATAATTGCCCGCTCTGACGGTTCCGCGACCTACAATTTCGCGGTGGTGATCGACGATCACGAGATGGGTATTACGCATGTGATCCGGGGCAACGACCACATCACGAATACCTTCAAGCAGATCCACATTTACCGGGCGTTCGACTGGGCGGAGCCGCAGTTCGGCCATGTGCCGCTGATTTTGCGCCCGGACAAGAAAAAGGTCTCTAAGCGGTTGGGGGATAAGGACGTAGGCGAGTATCGCAACGACGGTATTGTCCCCGACGCCATGTTCAACTATCTGTGCCTGCTGGGCTGGAACCCGAAAACGGAGCAGGAGATCTATTCGCGCCGGGAGCTGATTGAGCGTTTTACCGAGGACAACCTCAATCCGTCCAACGCGGTGTTCGACGAGGAGAAGTTGATCGCCTTCAATAAGGCTCACATCATGCGGATGTCGGACCATGACCTGGCGGTCCTGGTTGCGCCTCTGCTGGTGGAGGCAGGCGTCACCACGAAGTACTGGCTGGAGACGCGCTGGGAGTATCTTCGATTAGTCATCCGACTGCTCAAGGAGCGGGTGCGAACGCTGCACGATTTTGTCGGGCTGGGTGGATATTTCTTCAGTTTTGATTATACTTACGAGGAGACCGCGGCCGCGAAGCAGTTCGTGCCCGAGACCGCGGAGTTGCTTGCGGCACTGGCGGCCCGTTTTGAGGCGCTGGCTGAGTTCAGTCACGATACTCTCGAATCGGCGCTCAAGGGTCTGGCTGCGGAGCGGGCGGTCAAACCGGGTGTCCTGATCCACCCGACCCGCCTGGCGGTGAGTGGGATGTCGATCGGTCCCGGCCTGTACGACCTGTTACAGGCGTTAGGCAAGCCGATTGTCCTTGATCGGATGAGAAAAGCAGTGGAGTTTATAACCAGGAAGAATCCGGCCTGA
- the nadA gene encoding quinolinate synthase NadA produces MYFALPKEYREAPVDELKERITAARQKLGSRLMILTHHYQRMEVVAFGDHVGDSYGLSKIAAARKDVEVIVFCGVHFMAESADILTADHQTVFLPNPLAGCPMADMAEMADVLEAWEYLKPFGAERTIMPVSYMNTAAGLKAFTGKYGGLICTSSNAKAALSYALSRREKVFFFPDENLGYNTGHAYGLKPDEMVIWDFRKDRGGLSEQQIERAKIILWKGHCHVHTNFTAAHVAQMRMDYPGVRVVVHPECPPPVVQAADANGSTKFIVEYCRKAEPGSVIAIGTEINLINRMAHEHPDKTILELSGQTCPVCANMYRTTVNDLAYCLENYADLKPIRVPEPTRSEALLALEKMLEIA; encoded by the coding sequence GTGTATTTTGCCCTGCCGAAAGAATATCGCGAGGCGCCTGTCGATGAGTTGAAAGAGCGCATCACCGCGGCCCGACAGAAACTCGGCAGCCGCCTGATGATCCTCACTCACCATTACCAGCGGATGGAAGTCGTGGCGTTCGGCGACCACGTCGGCGACAGCTACGGTCTTTCCAAAATCGCCGCGGCCCGCAAGGACGTCGAGGTTATCGTTTTCTGCGGCGTGCATTTCATGGCCGAGTCGGCCGATATTCTCACCGCCGACCACCAGACGGTCTTTTTGCCGAATCCGCTGGCGGGCTGTCCGATGGCCGACATGGCGGAAATGGCCGACGTGCTCGAGGCCTGGGAGTATCTCAAACCGTTCGGCGCCGAGCGGACGATTATGCCCGTTTCGTACATGAACACGGCCGCCGGCTTGAAGGCCTTTACCGGCAAGTACGGCGGGTTGATCTGCACGTCGTCGAACGCCAAAGCCGCGCTTTCGTACGCCTTGTCCCGCCGGGAAAAAGTCTTCTTCTTCCCGGACGAAAATCTCGGCTACAATACCGGCCATGCGTACGGTTTGAAGCCGGACGAGATGGTCATCTGGGATTTCCGTAAAGACCGCGGCGGATTGTCCGAGCAACAAATCGAGCGGGCGAAGATCATTCTCTGGAAGGGCCACTGTCACGTCCATACGAATTTCACGGCCGCGCATGTCGCGCAGATGCGGATGGACTATCCGGGCGTCAGGGTTGTGGTTCACCCGGAGTGCCCGCCACCGGTCGTGCAGGCTGCCGACGCCAACGGCTCGACCAAATTTATCGTCGAGTATTGTCGCAAAGCCGAACCGGGTTCCGTTATCGCGATCGGCACCGAAATCAACCTGATCAATCGGATGGCCCACGAGCATCCGGACAAGACGATCCTCGAACTGTCGGGGCAGACCTGCCCGGTCTGTGCCAATATGTACCGCACGACCGTGAACGATTTGGCATATTGTCTCGAGAACTACGCCGATCTCAAGCCGATCCGGGTGCCGGAGCCGACTCGCTCCGAGGCGTTGCTGGCGCTGGAGAAAATGCTGGAGATCGCGTAG